In Drosophila innubila isolate TH190305 chromosome 2R unlocalized genomic scaffold, UK_Dinn_1.0 1_C_2R, whole genome shotgun sequence, the following are encoded in one genomic region:
- the LOC117785692 gene encoding probable nuclear transport factor 2, translating into MALNPQYEDIATEFVQQYYGIFDDQENRDKVINFYSATESFMTFEGDKIQGAPKILEKVQSLGFENIRRVINTVDSQPTFDGGVLIKVLGCLQCDDDPVIGFSQVFVLKVNEPTGSYFIAHDIFRLDIHNSA; encoded by the coding sequence atggcACTTAATCCACAATACGAGGACATTGCAACGGAATTTGTTCAGCAATATTATGGAATTTTTGACGATCAGGAGAATCGCGATAAAGTGATTAATTTCTACAGTGCAACAGAGTCTTTTATGACCTTCGAGGGAGACAAAATACAGGGAGCGccaaaaattcttgaaaagGTTCAGAGCCTGGGTTTTGAAAATATCAGGCGTGTTATCAACACGGTCGACTCGCAACCCACATTCGATGGAGGTGTTCTTATCAAGGTGCTTGGATGTCTACAGTGCGATGATGATCCTGTAATTGGCTTCTCTCAGGTATTTGTGCTAAAAGTCAATGAACCCACAGGTAGCTATTTCATAGCTCATGATATCTTTCGACTTGACATACACAACTCTGCTTGA